One genomic segment of Gemmatimonadaceae bacterium includes these proteins:
- a CDS encoding ABATE domain-containing protein yields the protein MTATSALLDLPVAIAPALAHERVFIFVGERLWLDFVNSDAVRPVDALRDFETLMSWLEAASLVDGERGSSMRRRAREQPSGAAAALVDARRVRGALRSLAERGSGANAAEQIRSDALGEVNRVLGRSAGTRRVERRSDGTYARTFVPVGDAFAGLMIPIVESAADALILGELPRVRRCADSRCARVFYDGTKNGRRRWCDMATCGNRAKAARHRQKLREIAD from the coding sequence ATGACTGCCACTTCCGCGCTTCTCGATCTGCCCGTCGCCATTGCTCCCGCGCTCGCTCACGAGCGCGTGTTCATCTTCGTAGGCGAGCGACTCTGGCTCGACTTTGTAAATAGCGACGCCGTTCGGCCCGTCGATGCCTTACGAGACTTCGAGACGCTCATGTCTTGGCTCGAGGCGGCATCACTCGTCGATGGCGAGCGTGGGTCGAGCATGCGACGCCGTGCCCGTGAGCAGCCATCGGGCGCGGCCGCCGCACTCGTCGACGCACGACGCGTCCGCGGCGCGCTCCGATCACTCGCTGAACGCGGCTCGGGAGCAAATGCCGCCGAGCAGATTCGCTCGGATGCGTTGGGCGAGGTCAATCGCGTGCTTGGTCGCAGCGCGGGGACACGTCGCGTCGAGCGACGCAGCGATGGAACGTACGCGCGCACCTTCGTGCCCGTCGGTGACGCGTTTGCCGGATTGATGATTCCAATTGTCGAATCGGCTGCCGATGCGCTGATCCTGGGTGAATTGCCCCGCGTGCGCCGCTGCGCCGACTCGCGGTGCGCGCGTGTGTTCTACGACGGGACCAAGAACGGCCGTCGGCGTTGGTGCGACATGGCCACTTGCGGTAACCGCGCGAAAGCCGCGCGCCATCGCCAGAAGCTCCGCGAAATCGCGGACTGA
- the yjjX gene encoding inosine/xanthosine triphosphatase, producing MSSAVAAAALGTLHVVGIGSKNPVKIAAARAVLGRIAPDVRVEAVDVPSTVRDQPFGDEETIRGALARARAAREATKSELGIGIEGGVVDADGTMRTCAWAAVVDGAGREGVGGSLAMPLPSSVAQLVRGGLELGHAMDRLTGEHGTKQRQGAVGILTAGLVDRQSAYEVILTYALARFLTPELW from the coding sequence ATGTCATCGGCTGTTGCCGCAGCCGCGCTCGGCACGCTTCACGTTGTTGGAATCGGGTCGAAGAATCCGGTGAAGATCGCCGCGGCGCGAGCCGTCCTTGGGCGTATCGCGCCGGATGTGCGCGTCGAAGCCGTAGACGTGCCTTCGACGGTCCGTGATCAGCCCTTCGGTGACGAGGAGACGATCCGCGGCGCTCTCGCGCGCGCACGTGCTGCTCGTGAGGCAACCAAGAGCGAGCTCGGAATCGGGATCGAGGGTGGCGTCGTCGACGCCGATGGAACGATGCGCACATGCGCATGGGCCGCCGTGGTGGATGGCGCCGGCCGCGAGGGTGTTGGCGGATCACTGGCGATGCCACTGCCGTCGTCGGTCGCGCAGCTCGTCCGCGGAGGACTCGAGCTCGGCCACGCGATGGATCGCTTGACCGGTGAGCACGGCACGAAGCAGCGGCAAGGTGCGGTCGGTATTCTCACCGCCGGGCTCGTCGACCGGCAATCGGCCTATGAGGTAATTCTCACCTACGCGCTCGCACGCTTCCTGACCCCGGAGCTGTGGTAG
- a CDS encoding GNAT family N-acetyltransferase encodes MEVVRTYLELSAPNALRAAAPLPANAEVVRLDPCSLGDYRRLYRAVGASWHWRDRLAWDDDSLRAHLTSPDIFVWELVVGGESAGYFELRRSGDAEIELAYFGLALAFIGRGLGGALLTRAVEEAWKLGAHRVWLHTCTLDSAHALPNYRARGFREYRTERYQVDLESSPT; translated from the coding sequence GTGGAAGTCGTTCGAACATATCTGGAGCTCTCGGCGCCCAACGCTTTGAGGGCTGCCGCGCCACTACCCGCGAATGCTGAGGTCGTTCGACTCGACCCCTGCTCGCTTGGCGATTATCGCCGTCTGTATCGCGCCGTCGGTGCGTCCTGGCACTGGCGTGATCGTCTCGCCTGGGACGACGACAGCTTGCGCGCGCATCTGACCTCGCCAGACATCTTCGTCTGGGAGTTGGTCGTGGGCGGAGAGAGTGCGGGATATTTCGAGCTGCGACGTAGCGGTGACGCCGAGATCGAGCTCGCCTACTTCGGGCTTGCGCTGGCCTTCATCGGCCGTGGACTCGGCGGTGCCCTCCTTACGCGCGCCGTCGAGGAAGCGTGGAAGCTCGGCGCACATCGGGTGTGGCTTCACACCTGTACGCTCGACTCGGCACACGCGTTACCCAATTATCGCGCCCGCGGCTTTCGCGAGTATCGCACGGAACGGTACCAGGTCGACCTCGAGTCCTCGCCGACGTAA
- a CDS encoding RNA polymerase sigma factor — translation MSDDAADVQRVLSGDVDAYAKLVDRYYDRCARFAIRMLGNRDDAEDALQSTFLRAYRALGRYQERDRFSAWLYRILVNQCRSIAARRAHRERVFVREEALLLNAPDKRPAWSGEDEEFVQRVLNELDPLLREAFLLKYVEELSYEEMAALTGAGVSALKMRVKRACDRLRERWERIRDD, via the coding sequence ATGAGCGACGATGCCGCCGACGTGCAGCGCGTGCTGTCTGGCGACGTTGATGCATACGCGAAGCTCGTCGATCGGTACTATGATCGATGCGCGCGCTTTGCGATCCGCATGCTGGGCAACCGCGACGACGCGGAGGATGCTTTACAGTCGACTTTCCTTCGCGCGTATCGAGCGCTGGGTCGGTATCAGGAACGAGACCGGTTCAGCGCGTGGTTATACCGGATCCTCGTTAATCAGTGCCGCAGTATCGCAGCTCGCCGGGCGCACCGCGAGCGCGTGTTCGTACGTGAGGAAGCATTGTTGCTGAACGCGCCAGACAAGAGGCCGGCGTGGTCTGGTGAAGACGAGGAGTTTGTTCAGCGTGTTTTAAACGAACTGGATCCGCTGTTGCGTGAAGCGTTCTTGTTGAAGTACGTCGAGGAGTTGAGCTACGAAGAGATGGCGGCGCTCACCGGCGCCGGTGTATCGGCCCTCAAAATGCGGGTCAAGCGCGCGTGCGATAGGCTGCGCGAGCGATGGGAGCGAATCCGAGATGACTGA
- a CDS encoding glycogen-binding domain-containing protein, whose protein sequence is MTEPKAAIAALTFVLLAPQGALAQIASKVEAGSIMTQQDGEVPSSVFSVAPGIRVDLPYLALAAHGSAWLTGQQWQIADGTISGTLLSPVYNNHFRAEVIGNASRAFFDQSLENDQVDAQARLHMLFSQNSGIWFGGGVARPWRIAVVSAVDVTGAGAWTKLGDAMLSGTFTNFFFTKVAATRDSSGATETCGTHSDPLAITSASGSSLSASSATNSVNDCRRQSRFSDVEGSVNWAFGWLELTGQAGYRFGDSYDVTPDSRRWAAGTAVVWLTNRIAAVMGGGRVPANPSRGLPARNYANFGMMLSTSSIPRNTVPVAPRTLAAVREFEVRSLATGTQKLTVRVGGVETVEVMGDFSDWTPLVLMRRGRDIWDITLPVSAGVHEINVRLDGGAWLAPPGLPTRRDSFNGDVGLLVVP, encoded by the coding sequence ATGACCGAGCCGAAGGCCGCGATCGCCGCACTCACGTTTGTGCTGCTCGCTCCACAAGGAGCGTTGGCACAGATCGCGTCGAAGGTCGAAGCCGGCTCGATCATGACGCAACAGGATGGCGAGGTGCCGTCGAGTGTGTTCAGCGTCGCTCCCGGCATTCGCGTCGATCTCCCTTACCTCGCGCTCGCGGCGCACGGATCTGCGTGGCTCACCGGCCAGCAGTGGCAAATTGCCGACGGCACGATCTCCGGCACCTTGCTCTCGCCCGTCTATAACAACCACTTCCGTGCAGAAGTGATTGGCAATGCCAGCCGAGCATTCTTCGATCAATCACTCGAGAATGACCAGGTGGATGCGCAGGCTCGGCTGCACATGCTGTTCTCCCAGAATAGCGGCATCTGGTTCGGGGGCGGTGTTGCGCGTCCTTGGCGTATCGCGGTTGTCTCCGCCGTGGACGTCACTGGCGCAGGCGCATGGACGAAGCTCGGCGATGCGATGCTGAGCGGGACCTTCACGAATTTCTTCTTTACGAAAGTCGCCGCGACGCGTGACTCGTCAGGCGCGACCGAGACGTGCGGAACGCACAGCGATCCGCTTGCCATCACGAGCGCCAGTGGATCGTCGCTGAGCGCCTCTTCCGCGACGAATTCGGTCAACGATTGTCGTCGGCAATCGCGCTTCAGCGACGTCGAAGGGTCGGTGAACTGGGCGTTCGGCTGGCTCGAGCTCACCGGCCAGGCCGGCTATCGATTCGGCGACTCGTACGACGTAACACCGGATTCGCGTCGTTGGGCAGCGGGAACGGCAGTCGTGTGGCTCACGAACCGAATCGCGGCGGTCATGGGAGGCGGGCGCGTTCCAGCAAATCCGTCGCGCGGCCTACCCGCCCGCAACTACGCCAACTTCGGGATGATGCTTTCGACCAGCTCGATTCCACGGAACACCGTTCCGGTTGCGCCGAGGACGCTGGCCGCCGTTCGCGAGTTCGAGGTTCGTTCGCTCGCGACAGGCACGCAGAAGCTTACGGTTCGCGTGGGCGGCGTGGAGACCGTCGAAGTGATGGGAGACTTTAGTGACTGGACGCCGCTCGTGCTGATGCGCCGCGGCCGCGATATCTGGGATATCACGCTTCCGGTATCTGCCGGCGTGCACGAGATCAACGTGCGTCTCGACGGTGGTGCGTGGCTCGCGCCGCCGGGATTGCCGACGCGTCGCGACAGCTTCAACGGCGACGTTGGCCTGCTTGTAGTACCCTGA
- a CDS encoding prepilin-type N-terminal cleavage/methylation domain-containing protein, with amino-acid sequence MAFTLAELLVVLAVLGVLLGLAVLRISAAADRAAVHAATADAAALFLSARQAAIYRRAPIAVLIDTSRATIEALADSELLVRRELGQGYRVRLTATRDSMAFDARGLGVGAANLSLVALRGRFAETLFVSRLGRLRY; translated from the coding sequence ATGGCGTTCACGCTGGCCGAGCTCCTCGTCGTCCTCGCAGTCCTGGGTGTGCTCCTTGGCCTCGCGGTGTTGCGAATCTCCGCCGCCGCCGACCGTGCAGCCGTGCACGCCGCGACAGCCGACGCGGCGGCGCTCTTTCTCTCGGCGCGTCAAGCCGCGATCTATCGCAGGGCACCGATCGCGGTCCTCATCGACACGTCGCGGGCGACGATCGAGGCGCTCGCGGACAGCGAGCTGCTCGTTCGCCGCGAGCTTGGTCAGGGATATCGCGTCCGCCTCACGGCAACTCGAGACTCGATGGCATTCGATGCACGCGGATTGGGGGTTGGCGCGGCGAACCTGAGCCTCGTCGCACTCCGTGGCCGCTTCGCCGAGACCCTCTTCGTATCGAGGCTTGGGCGGCTCCGCTACTGA
- a CDS encoding DEAD/DEAH box helicase — MTRSIQDRYGLPPDHDSFVKSEPASGRVIVIAPTRAACETIELALGLRIETFLERHHGSRVRGLAKGGKGFGIVAGTGTGKTLAIRPIAEEILRTTDLRVGVVNREREATPETPTWNVIIVTTGIARRWFEDGDILASDTLVVDEIHQTSAELELCLALGKRAGCRFVWLSATVDPTFYRQYLHSADVLEVIDFDASKAAVVRVIDKEPLEFLDDKFLQQVVRQRRGIAMFVPTRRGVEAAAKHVETNAPRVNTAYYHGGEPIRIIRPFLEGGERKPYFLAMTAAGQSALNVRGLDTVVIDDVRFFNEVDRGRNVLTQEHLGANEILQMAGRVHGRVEGGRVFILSDRDIQFNQLRPTAPEFQLGGDSERVAITCAAIGVRADELELPVPLDKHAYRQALALLERRGIVERGRLTAYGRKVEAMPVERPWAELLVLADDALLPFLAVMSAIESLHRMTREERDLDGLVVPGSDHLTSYNLYAEAYESAGYLGEVYGLPRHLFDEHAIDEWATRRGVLVKSVEDAALGMASVYRATGLSLPATMPNAGDEELRAFQQLLAEYMPFDLVIDEETANGDQARVSKTSVCGSWGAIGGEIRYFADKLGIPRASIEGTQIPMDLVRRYARAGEPELVFEPERKKSPLALKRRLEYFAFDLGRELEAIDEFPSELREQSRALLADALARGEARHVAVKRNQSLIDVIRETWRRSGGATPKLGLRELATLYETRLRDVNSMSDFRHTNLDLTAELQALVPSAVRAAYQGLVDRIVVRDREVEIQYDVEEGPGGNVAVARLRLPEKLARTLTESELPQFDRPLRFVVTRGARGAARAATLEALQEELERPFTEDELEAMNRAWEARREERRERRRRERHGRGEPEGHGGRSRRQQRPGRRERSAQRGETTDSAPNENGKDNERRRGPRPPYVESERNEEPRRRGGLRGRRGPRWR; from the coding sequence GTGACGCGCTCGATTCAAGATCGCTACGGTCTGCCGCCCGATCACGATTCCTTCGTCAAATCGGAGCCGGCATCGGGGCGCGTGATCGTGATTGCACCGACTCGGGCTGCCTGCGAAACGATCGAGCTCGCGTTGGGCCTGCGCATCGAGACCTTCCTCGAGCGGCACCATGGCTCGCGTGTTCGCGGGCTGGCGAAAGGTGGCAAAGGGTTCGGGATCGTCGCGGGCACGGGGACCGGAAAGACGCTCGCCATTCGCCCGATCGCCGAAGAGATCCTGCGCACGACGGATCTGCGTGTTGGTGTGGTGAATCGCGAGCGCGAGGCGACGCCCGAAACGCCGACGTGGAACGTGATCATCGTGACGACGGGCATCGCACGCCGGTGGTTCGAGGACGGCGACATCCTTGCGAGCGATACGCTGGTCGTGGACGAGATTCACCAGACGTCGGCGGAATTGGAGCTCTGTCTCGCGCTAGGCAAACGGGCCGGCTGCCGGTTCGTCTGGCTATCGGCGACGGTCGATCCGACCTTCTATCGTCAGTATTTGCACTCTGCCGACGTACTGGAGGTTATCGACTTCGACGCGAGCAAAGCCGCGGTGGTGCGCGTGATCGACAAGGAGCCACTGGAGTTCCTCGACGACAAATTTCTGCAGCAAGTCGTTAGGCAACGGCGCGGGATCGCGATGTTCGTTCCGACGCGTCGTGGCGTCGAAGCGGCGGCGAAGCACGTGGAGACGAACGCGCCGCGCGTGAACACCGCGTATTACCACGGCGGTGAACCAATCCGGATCATCCGTCCCTTTCTCGAGGGAGGGGAAAGGAAGCCGTACTTCCTGGCGATGACCGCCGCGGGGCAAAGCGCGCTGAACGTACGCGGGCTCGACACGGTCGTGATCGACGACGTGCGCTTCTTCAACGAAGTCGATCGCGGACGCAACGTGTTGACGCAGGAGCACCTCGGCGCGAACGAGATCCTGCAGATGGCGGGACGCGTGCACGGTCGCGTCGAGGGAGGGCGGGTCTTCATACTTTCCGATCGCGATATTCAGTTCAACCAACTCCGTCCGACGGCGCCGGAATTCCAGTTGGGCGGCGATTCCGAACGCGTGGCGATCACGTGCGCGGCCATCGGCGTCCGCGCCGATGAGCTGGAACTGCCAGTCCCCCTCGACAAGCACGCGTATCGTCAAGCGCTCGCGCTCCTCGAGCGTCGTGGGATTGTCGAACGTGGCCGGCTCACAGCGTACGGGCGCAAGGTAGAAGCGATGCCCGTCGAGCGACCGTGGGCGGAACTGCTCGTTCTCGCCGACGACGCGCTGCTTCCGTTTCTCGCGGTGATGAGCGCGATCGAGTCGCTCCACCGCATGACACGTGAGGAACGCGACCTCGACGGCCTCGTCGTTCCAGGAAGCGATCACTTGACGTCGTACAATCTCTACGCGGAGGCGTACGAGAGTGCCGGGTATCTCGGTGAGGTGTATGGTCTGCCGCGGCATCTGTTCGACGAGCACGCGATCGACGAGTGGGCGACACGTCGCGGTGTGCTCGTGAAATCGGTCGAGGACGCGGCGTTGGGGATGGCGAGCGTCTATCGCGCGACCGGTCTCTCGCTTCCAGCGACGATGCCAAACGCGGGCGATGAAGAGCTCCGCGCATTTCAACAGCTGCTTGCCGAGTACATGCCGTTCGATCTGGTGATCGACGAGGAGACGGCGAACGGCGATCAGGCGCGCGTCTCCAAGACGAGCGTCTGCGGCAGTTGGGGCGCAATCGGTGGCGAGATTCGTTACTTCGCCGACAAGCTGGGAATCCCGCGCGCCTCGATCGAGGGGACGCAGATTCCGATGGACCTGGTGCGTCGTTATGCCCGGGCTGGCGAGCCGGAGCTGGTTTTCGAGCCAGAGCGAAAAAAATCGCCGCTCGCGCTCAAGCGACGCCTCGAGTACTTCGCCTTCGATCTCGGTCGCGAGCTCGAAGCGATCGACGAATTCCCGAGCGAGTTGCGTGAACAATCGCGCGCCCTTCTCGCGGACGCGTTGGCTCGCGGCGAGGCACGGCACGTTGCGGTGAAGCGAAACCAGTCATTGATCGACGTCATTCGCGAAACCTGGCGACGCTCCGGCGGAGCGACACCGAAGCTCGGCCTGCGCGAGTTGGCCACGCTCTACGAAACGCGGCTCCGCGACGTCAACTCGATGTCGGACTTCCGGCATACGAATCTCGATCTCACCGCCGAGCTCCAGGCGCTCGTCCCGTCAGCCGTGCGTGCAGCCTACCAAGGGCTCGTGGATCGCATCGTTGTGCGCGACCGTGAAGTCGAAATCCAATATGACGTCGAAGAGGGACCCGGGGGCAACGTCGCCGTCGCACGGTTGCGCCTGCCGGAGAAGCTCGCTCGCACGCTGACGGAATCGGAGCTTCCTCAATTCGATCGGCCGCTCCGGTTCGTCGTCACGCGCGGCGCGCGCGGAGCGGCGCGCGCCGCGACGCTCGAGGCGCTGCAAGAAGAGCTCGAGCGGCCCTTCACCGAAGACGAGCTCGAGGCGATGAACCGTGCGTGGGAGGCACGGCGGGAAGAGCGCCGAGAGCGGCGGCGTCGCGAGCGGCATGGACGTGGGGAGCCCGAAGGCCACGGCGGCCGGAGCCGGCGGCAGCAGCGTCCGGGTCGCCGCGAGCGATCAGCGCAACGGGGCGAAACCACAGACTCGGCGCCTAACGAGAATGGTAAGGACAATGAGCGCCGCCGGGGACCGCGGCCACCGTATGTCGAGAGCGAACGCAACGAAGAGCCACGGCGCCGCGGTGGGCTGCGCGGCCGTCGCGGCCCGCGGTGGCGTTAG
- a CDS encoding M14 family zinc carboxypeptidase, whose translation MVILRRWRVASLVALAAAMAPGFAPLSAQQANDAEYTAKIRELTPTDPKWKFTTELVDHLPASPTVPTPLKVLGYVPGTIGRLSRTEDINKYFRAVAAASPRVRLFSLGMSEEGREMIVAAVADENTIKRLDEYRGMAARLADPRGESDAERARLIREAKPIYWLTGTIHAPETGSPEMLMELLYRLAVEETPFVQKIRNNVITLITPATEVDGRNRIVDIIEEEKQLKLGRGGIPTVYWGKYIAHDNNRDGLMMSIKLTQNMNTGFLFWRPTIIHDLHESVPFLYTSTGTGPYNDEFDPITVGEWHTLAYQEINELTKRGLPGVWTHGFYDGWAPNYMLGIAQFRNSMGKFYETYTSGGADCQIVNLPGSATSKEWYRPNPPVNGIKWCIRTNINYQQSGVLIALKFVADNRDTFVEDFALKATRMVERGKTSAPYAFVIPHDQRHAAEAADLVDYFRKVGSEVHVASTAFTTRDMPAVVERGLVAAPAGTAAAGGGGRGGRGGRGADSSSARSDSTRSSHLVNVTAGDWIVRMDQPYTALIRTVLAVQKFRPDDPSPYDDTGWTLDELRHVTVYTIADSSILTKPMTLLKTDAHVAGSIAGSGGTLIVSHSGDWRSAVLPWKVGASKVSVADSAFAVSGTSYPAGTYIVDNDPTVRDAITRLGMKATAVSASPGARSHVVQLPRIAFVHTWIETQNEGWVRHALEEMGVPFTYMSTQRLKDPGLLDRYDVVLLPHVNGPSSAMVNGRPLVGPAVPWKTTALTPNLGKIDSSDDIRPELGLEGLAAVRRFVERGGLLLVEGNSSRLPIDFALTSGVSVVTTQRLLARGAIFRAEAVTRSSPILYGYERGSIPVYFNSAPLLAVASGRGGGEGGGGAGGDEERSMSVAQNRPDPSIAKQTAAMRPRVILRFDQNVDSLLVSGLLDNGSEMAGRAAVVDAPLGQGHVILFGIRPMWRYETQGSYAMVLNALANWNALDVNERPQHVATDGAQKHE comes from the coding sequence ATGGTCATCCTCCGGCGATGGCGCGTTGCATCGCTCGTGGCGCTCGCCGCGGCGATGGCGCCAGGCTTCGCGCCGCTCTCCGCCCAACAAGCGAATGACGCCGAATACACGGCGAAAATTCGCGAGCTCACGCCCACCGATCCGAAGTGGAAATTCACGACCGAGCTCGTCGACCATCTGCCGGCATCGCCGACTGTTCCAACGCCTCTGAAAGTGCTCGGCTACGTGCCGGGTACGATCGGCAGGCTGTCGCGGACGGAAGACATCAACAAATACTTCCGCGCCGTCGCCGCGGCATCGCCGCGCGTGAGGCTCTTCTCACTCGGGATGAGCGAGGAAGGCCGCGAGATGATCGTTGCCGCGGTTGCCGATGAGAACACTATCAAGCGGCTCGACGAATACCGTGGGATGGCCGCGCGTCTCGCCGATCCGCGCGGCGAGTCGGACGCCGAGCGCGCTCGGCTGATTCGCGAAGCGAAACCGATCTATTGGCTCACGGGGACGATTCACGCGCCAGAGACGGGAAGCCCCGAGATGCTCATGGAGCTGCTGTACCGCCTCGCCGTCGAGGAGACGCCCTTCGTTCAGAAAATTCGAAACAATGTCATCACGCTGATTACGCCGGCGACGGAAGTCGACGGCCGCAACCGGATCGTCGACATCATCGAGGAGGAAAAACAGCTCAAGCTCGGCCGCGGCGGCATTCCCACCGTGTACTGGGGGAAGTACATCGCGCACGACAATAATCGCGATGGGCTGATGATGAGCATCAAACTCACGCAGAACATGAACACTGGGTTCCTGTTCTGGCGGCCGACGATCATACACGATCTACACGAGTCGGTGCCGTTTCTCTATACCAGCACGGGCACCGGCCCATACAACGACGAGTTCGATCCGATCACCGTCGGGGAATGGCACACGCTCGCCTATCAGGAGATCAACGAGCTGACCAAGCGCGGGCTGCCGGGCGTCTGGACGCACGGCTTCTATGATGGCTGGGCGCCTAACTACATGCTCGGCATCGCGCAGTTTCGAAATTCGATGGGCAAGTTCTACGAGACATACACGTCCGGCGGAGCGGACTGTCAGATCGTGAACCTTCCCGGTTCGGCCACTTCAAAAGAATGGTATCGCCCGAATCCGCCGGTGAACGGCATCAAGTGGTGCATCCGCACCAACATCAACTATCAGCAGTCGGGAGTGCTCATCGCACTCAAGTTCGTTGCCGACAATCGTGACACATTCGTCGAAGACTTTGCGCTGAAGGCGACGCGCATGGTCGAGCGCGGGAAAACCTCGGCGCCGTACGCGTTCGTCATCCCGCATGATCAGCGACACGCGGCGGAAGCAGCGGACCTCGTCGATTATTTCCGGAAGGTGGGGAGCGAGGTCCACGTTGCGTCGACGGCATTCACGACGCGCGATATGCCCGCCGTCGTCGAGCGTGGGCTCGTGGCAGCTCCCGCCGGGACAGCGGCTGCGGGCGGAGGCGGACGCGGTGGACGGGGCGGACGCGGCGCCGACTCGAGCTCGGCGCGATCGGATAGCACGCGCTCGAGCCACCTGGTGAACGTGACCGCAGGCGATTGGATCGTCCGAATGGACCAGCCGTACACCGCGCTCATTCGCACGGTGCTCGCCGTGCAGAAGTTCCGCCCCGATGATCCTTCGCCTTACGACGACACCGGTTGGACCCTGGACGAGCTGCGTCACGTGACGGTGTACACGATCGCTGATTCGAGTATTCTCACCAAGCCGATGACGCTGTTGAAGACAGACGCGCACGTCGCTGGCAGCATCGCCGGTAGCGGCGGTACGCTCATCGTGAGCCATTCGGGAGACTGGCGCTCGGCAGTGCTGCCCTGGAAGGTGGGCGCGTCGAAGGTGAGCGTCGCTGATAGCGCGTTCGCAGTCTCCGGCACGAGCTATCCGGCAGGGACGTATATCGTCGACAACGACCCGACCGTGCGCGATGCAATCACGCGGCTCGGAATGAAAGCGACCGCGGTCTCCGCCTCGCCAGGCGCCCGCTCGCATGTCGTGCAGCTACCCAGGATCGCATTTGTCCACACGTGGATCGAGACTCAGAATGAAGGGTGGGTTCGTCACGCTCTGGAGGAGATGGGCGTGCCCTTCACCTACATGTCCACGCAGCGATTGAAGGACCCGGGACTTCTCGATCGGTACGATGTCGTTCTGCTCCCGCACGTGAATGGTCCCTCCTCAGCGATGGTGAATGGGCGTCCCCTTGTCGGTCCAGCCGTGCCCTGGAAAACCACTGCGCTCACACCGAACCTCGGGAAGATCGATTCCAGCGATGACATTCGACCGGAACTCGGCCTCGAGGGACTGGCAGCCGTGCGGCGATTCGTCGAGCGCGGCGGCCTGCTTCTCGTCGAAGGGAACTCGAGCCGCTTGCCAATCGACTTTGCCCTGACGTCCGGCGTGAGCGTCGTGACGACGCAAAGACTGCTGGCTCGTGGCGCCATCTTCCGCGCCGAAGCCGTGACGCGGTCGAGCCCGATCCTCTACGGCTACGAGCGCGGCTCGATTCCCGTGTACTTCAATAGCGCGCCGTTGCTTGCCGTCGCCTCTGGTCGCGGTGGTGGTGAGGGAGGCGGAGGCGCGGGCGGAGACGAGGAGCGATCGATGTCCGTTGCGCAGAACCGTCCCGATCCGTCGATCGCCAAACAGACCGCGGCGATGCGGCCGCGCGTGATTCTGCGATTCGACCAGAACGTCGATTCGCTATTGGTGTCCGGCTTGCTCGACAACGGAAGCGAAATGGCTGGTCGCGCGGCGGTCGTCGACGCGCCGCTCGGCCAAGGTCATGTGATATTGTTCGGTATCAGGCCAATGTGGCGATACGAGACTCAGGGCAGCTACGCGATGGTGCTCAACGCGCTCGCGAACTGGAATGCGCTCGACGTGAACGAGCGGCCGCAGCACGTGGCGACGGACGGTGCGCAGAAGCACGAGTGA
- a CDS encoding isoamylase early set domain-containing protein — MTDQVDPYVDWIAREARRAVVVDPTAVERVMARVRLETRPTVRFARWRWLIEPRSLPLSPIVGAALAAGLIGVGAFVGHFAIDRGGLIETGRPGVVVDRRPPLALHDTVIKFVLVAPHASTVSVVGDFNNWDAQATPMTRTPTGGTWSVAIPLQPGRHIYAFVVNGANGTTQWVADPTAPLAPEDGLGAPNSVVLVGGSAS; from the coding sequence ATGACTGATCAAGTCGACCCTTATGTGGATTGGATAGCGCGCGAAGCACGACGCGCGGTCGTCGTCGATCCGACGGCGGTCGAGCGCGTGATGGCGCGCGTCCGTCTCGAAACTCGGCCAACCGTTCGCTTCGCGCGCTGGCGTTGGCTGATCGAGCCGCGCTCGCTTCCGCTCTCACCAATCGTCGGTGCCGCGCTCGCCGCAGGACTCATCGGCGTCGGCGCTTTCGTTGGACATTTCGCTATCGATCGGGGCGGTCTGATTGAGACCGGACGGCCTGGAGTCGTTGTCGATCGTCGGCCCCCGCTCGCACTTCATGATACAGTCATCAAGTTCGTGCTCGTCGCGCCCCATGCATCCACCGTCTCCGTGGTCGGGGACTTCAACAATTGGGACGCGCAGGCAACTCCGATGACTCGTACACCGACCGGTGGGACGTGGAGCGTTGCTATTCCACTCCAGCCGGGGCGGCACATCTACGCCTTTGTGGTCAACGGCGCGAATGGTACCACCCAGTGGGTCGCCGATCCGACGGCACCACTGGCTCCCGAGGACGGTCTCGGTGCGCCAAATTCGGTCGTCCTCGTCGGAGGATCCGCATCGTGA